ACGGGGCGGTGCTTCAGGATGAGGCAGGTTTTTGAAACAGAAAGATGCCCCATGCCAAATGGCCCGCTTTGCCGCCGTCAATCCAGTGCCGCAGCCCCGCTTTCATTCGCGTCAGATAGTCAGGCGAAATGGACTCCTTCAATCGTTCTGCTTCCGCCTCCGTGGTGGCAAGCACCCGTGCGTAGTGACGCGCCAACTGCTCGGTCATGGGCTGAAATCCCAGGTCCTTCCAGCCCAGGCGTTCGGCGGTCCGCTGGTAAAAACCGGGCGACCCGAGATCCATCAAATGAATCCGCGACAAAATCGGATCCAACACGCCTTCGGGACAGTCATCGGATTGCATCGGATCGGTCATCACAAACCGGCCGTTGCACCGGAGCACTCGATCGACTTCCTGCAATACCTTGACGCGATCACCGCTGTGCAAGATGGCGTCTTGCGACCAGACGACGTCCACACTGGCATCGTCCAGCGGGATCGCTTCAAAGCTTCCGTCGATGACTTCGATGCGATCCTGCAACCCCGCCTCGGCGTTCATTTCACGGTGCCGGCGATTTTCGGCTTCGCTCAAATTCAGCCCGTTCACTCGACAGCCGAATCGCTTAGTCAAGTAACGTGCAGCGCCGCCATAGCCGCAACCGATATCCAAAATGACCGACGATTCGTCCAGCGGACCAATGCGATCCGCCATCGCTTCCACCG
The Crateriforma spongiae DNA segment above includes these coding regions:
- a CDS encoding methyltransferase domain-containing protein: MSGTTYGQATETARQYYNSEDADAFYAQVWGGEDIHVGLYKSEDDPIRTASRRTVEAMADRIGPLDESSVILDIGCGYGGAARYLTKRFGCRVNGLNLSEAENRRHREMNAEAGLQDRIEVIDGSFEAIPLDDASVDVVWSQDAILHSGDRVKVLQEVDRVLRCNGRFVMTDPMQSDDCPEGVLDPILSRIHLMDLGSPGFYQRTAERLGWKDLGFQPMTEQLARHYARVLATTEAEAERLKESISPDYLTRMKAGLRHWIDGGKAGHLAWGIFLFQKPASS